The nucleotide window CGCGGCTCCTCGCCACGCAGGCCGGTTACGACGCGCGCAGCCCGCTCTCGCTGGCGCACGCCCATGATCCAGCGCAGTTCGCGGGTGCGCTGCATCGCGACGTGAAGGGTTTGCGTCTGGGGTGGCTGGGTGACTACGGTGGCTATCTGCCGATGGAAGACGGCGTGATGGCGCTGTGCGAAGCGTCACTGCGCGACTTTACGGAGATGGGCTGCGAAGTCGAAGCGTGCGCGCCCGACTTTTCGATAGATCGTCTGTGGCAGACGTGGCTCACGCTGCGTCACTGGCTCGTCAACGGTTCGCTGGGCGAGATGTATGCCGACCCTGCGCGCCGCGACAAACTCAAGCCCGAAGCGCAATGGGAAGTCGCCGGTGGCGAGCACTTGCGTGCGGCGGATGTGTTCCGCGCTTCGATTGACCGCAGCGAGTGGTACCGGTCGCTCGCGCGTCTGTTCGAGCGTTACGACTTTCTGCTGCTGCCCTCGGCACAGGTCTTCCCGTTTGAAGCGCAAACGCATTGGCCGGCATCGGTGGCGGGCAAGTCGATGGACACCTACCACCGCTGGATGGAAGTGGTGATCGGCCCGACGCTGGCTGGCTTGCCGGCGATCAGCGTGCCGGTCGGTTTCGATGCGCGCGGGTTGCCGATGGGCTTGCAGATCATCGGCCCGGCACAGGCGGATCTTGCCGTGCTGCAACTGGCGCACGCGCACGAGCAGCGCACGCAGTGGGTGCGCCGGTTCCCGCCCGCGATGCTGGCCTCAGGCCGGACCGCGTGAAGCCTTAAGCGGTTTCAGCAAATCGCCGAGCGCGTTGTGATCGATTTCATACATCAGCGCGAGCAGGCGGCCGATCTCGCCCGTGGGAAAGCCTTCGCGGGCAAACCAGCTCAGATAGTTGGCGGGCAGATCGGCAATCATCGTGCCCTTGTGTTTGCCGTAAGGCATCGGCGTGGTGACGAGCCGCAGCAGCGCGTCGGTGTCGAAATCAATCATGTGAACAAATCGCGTGAGCGCCCGGAGGTCGCATAAAGCGTCACGCTATCACATACGGCGC belongs to Pandoraea norimbergensis and includes:
- a CDS encoding DUF3820 family protein, with the translated sequence MIDFDTDALLRLVTTPMPYGKHKGTMIADLPANYLSWFAREGFPTGEIGRLLALMYEIDHNALGDLLKPLKASRGPA